Proteins found in one Campylobacter canadensis genomic segment:
- the lysS gene encoding lysine--tRNA ligase → MFENPLEQQKIAKLQELRKKGINPYSHFVSKNMMIKDFKEKFAYIKEQEEKKAQELCELVGRVKFLRDGGKAVFANIEDFSESIQIYFNKNDLGDEWFSDVKKFIDVGDIIKINGFAFVTQKGEFSIHAKSLELVTKSICTLPEKFHGLTDIESRYRQRYLDMIMDSSVRNDFVNRSKIISFIRRYFEDLGFLEVETPMMHEIAGGANARPFITHHNTLGVDRFLRIAPELFLKRLIVGGFEAVFELNRCFRNEGMDLTHNPEFTTIEFYWAYHTYHDLMALTEDLLSKLIKHLNLDTIIEYDDKQIDFSTPFKKISYKDALIQIGNIDENILNDKNAIIEKLKSVGVSVNSNYDLGKLYSELFDAFVEDKLINPTFITDFPVSISPLSRRSDKDENIAERFELFIAGKELANGFNELNDPLDQYERFLAQVEAKKAGDDEACEMDEDFVTALAHAMAPTAGEGIGIDRLVMMLTNKKSIKDVILFPAMRPKN, encoded by the coding sequence ATGTTTGAAAACCCACTAGAACAGCAAAAAATTGCAAAATTACAAGAATTAAGAAAAAAGGGAATAAATCCTTATTCTCATTTTGTTAGTAAAAATATGATGATAAAGGATTTTAAAGAAAAATTTGCTTATATAAAAGAGCAAGAAGAAAAAAAGGCACAAGAACTTTGTGAATTAGTAGGAAGAGTAAAATTCTTAAGAGATGGCGGAAAGGCTGTTTTTGCAAATATTGAAGATTTTAGTGAGAGTATTCAAATATATTTTAATAAAAATGATTTAGGCGATGAATGGTTTAGTGATGTTAAAAAATTCATTGATGTTGGTGATATTATTAAAATTAATGGCTTTGCTTTTGTAACGCAAAAAGGTGAATTCTCAATTCACGCTAAAAGTTTAGAATTGGTTACAAAAAGCATTTGCACTCTACCAGAAAAATTTCACGGCTTAACAGATATTGAAAGTAGATATCGCCAACGCTATTTAGATATGATAATGGATAGTAGTGTAAGAAATGATTTTGTAAATAGAAGTAAAATTATTTCTTTTATTAGAAGATATTTTGAAGATTTAGGCTTTTTAGAAGTTGAAACTCCTATGATGCACGAAATTGCAGGTGGAGCAAACGCAAGACCTTTTATTACCCATCATAATACTTTAGGAGTAGATAGATTTTTAAGAATAGCTCCTGAATTATTTTTAAAAAGATTAATTGTTGGTGGTTTTGAGGCGGTTTTTGAACTAAATAGATGTTTTAGAAACGAAGGAATGGACCTTACTCACAATCCTGAATTTACAACAATTGAGTTTTACTGGGCTTATCACACTTATCATGATTTAATGGCTTTAACTGAAGATTTATTAAGCAAATTAATAAAACACTTAAACCTAGATACCATAATTGAATATGATGATAAGCAAATTGATTTTAGTACGCCTTTTAAAAAGATAAGCTATAAAGATGCTTTAATACAAATAGGCAATATTGATGAAAATATTTTAAACGATAAAAATGCAATTATTGAAAAGCTAAAAAGCGTAGGAGTTAGTGTAAATTCTAATTATGATTTAGGTAAATTATACTCAGAATTATTTGATGCTTTTGTAGAAGACAAACTTATAAATCCTACATTTATTACAGATTTTCCTGTATCAATTAGCCCTTTAAGCCGTAGAAGCGATAAGGATGAAAATATAGCAGAAAGGTTTGAGTTATTTATAGCTGGTAAAGAATTAGCAAATGGTTTTAATGAGTTAAATGACCCGCTTGACCAATACGAAAGATTTTTAGCTCAAGTTGAAGCAAAAAAAGCAGGAGATGACGAAGCTTGCGAAATGGATGAAGATTTTGTAACCGCATTAGCCCACGCAATGGCACCAACTGCAGGAGAAGGAATTGGAATTGATAGACTTGTAATGATGCTAACAAATAAAAAATCAATTAAAGATGTAATATTATTTCCTGCAATGAGACCAAAAAACTAA
- the glyA gene encoding serine hydroxymethyltransferase, translating to MDMIFDLIKKEFKRQDENLEMIASENFTYPEVMQVAGSVLTNKYAEGYPAKRYYGGCEIVDEIEQIAIDRCKKLFNCNYANVQAHSGSQANQAAFAALINPNDVILGMDLSAGGHLTHGSKVNASGKVYKSYGYGVDENGFLDYENIEKIAMEVKPKLIVCGASAYSQIIDFEKFRKIADKVGAYLLADIAHIAGLVVANLHPSPFPHAHIVTSTTHKTLRGTRGGIIMTNSEEIAKKVDSAIFPNLQGGPLMHLIAAKAVGFAKNLEPEWKIYAKQVLDNCAVLANELKNYGYKLVSGGTQNHLLLLDFSDCSFSGKDAQIALEKAGITANKNSVPNEKRSPFITSGLRLGTAALSARGMNEDDMKEIAKMIHKVLSNINDEKIILDVRNESKKLCNKYPLYKDLKC from the coding sequence ATGGATATGATTTTTGATTTAATAAAAAAAGAGTTTAAAAGGCAAGATGAAAACCTTGAGATGATAGCAAGTGAGAATTTTACATATCCTGAAGTAATGCAAGTTGCAGGTAGTGTACTTACAAACAAATACGCAGAAGGCTACCCAGCTAAAAGATATTATGGTGGCTGTGAAATAGTTGATGAAATAGAGCAAATAGCAATTGATAGATGTAAAAAATTATTTAATTGTAATTACGCAAATGTTCAAGCACACTCAGGCTCTCAAGCAAATCAAGCAGCCTTTGCAGCCTTAATTAACCCTAATGATGTAATTTTAGGTATGGATTTAAGTGCTGGTGGGCATTTAACACATGGAAGCAAAGTAAATGCAAGTGGTAAAGTATATAAAAGTTATGGCTATGGTGTTGATGAAAATGGTTTTTTAGATTATGAAAATATAGAAAAAATCGCTATGGAAGTTAAGCCAAAATTGATAGTTTGTGGTGCTAGTGCTTATTCGCAAATCATTGATTTTGAAAAATTTAGAAAGATTGCTGATAAAGTAGGAGCATATTTATTAGCAGATATTGCTCATATTGCAGGATTAGTGGTAGCTAATTTACACCCAAGTCCATTTCCACACGCACATATCGTAACATCAACCACTCATAAAACACTTCGTGGAACTCGTGGTGGAATAATTATGACAAATAGTGAAGAAATAGCTAAAAAAGTTGATAGTGCTATTTTTCCTAATCTTCAAGGCGGACCTTTAATGCATTTAATAGCAGCAAAGGCAGTTGGTTTTGCAAAAAATTTAGAACCAGAGTGGAAAATTTATGCAAAACAAGTGCTTGATAATTGTGCTGTTTTAGCAAATGAATTAAAAAATTATGGTTATAAATTAGTAAGTGGTGGAACTCAAAACCACCTTTTATTGCTTGATTTTAGCGATTGTTCTTTTAGTGGAAAAGATGCGCAAATTGCTTTAGAAAAAGCAGGAATTACAGCAAATAAAAATTCAGTTCCAAATGAAAAACGCTCACCTTTTATAACAAGCGGATTAAGATTAGGAACCGCAGCTTTAAGCGCTCGTGGTATGAATGAAGATGATATGAAAGAAATTGCTAAGATGATTCATAAGGTTTTAAGCAATATTAATGATGAAAAAATAATTTTAGATGTAAGAAACGAAAGTAAAAAATTATGTAATAAATACCCACTTTATAAGGATTTAAAATGTTAA
- a CDS encoding DUF1882 domain-containing protein has translation MLSSNDLALIKIINSHYFIKRDNIVSKIEHKGRILYNKFERINEYLSPQIMKEHAEGKIVVAHNLINAADKVENIVFDYNGINAERFYHRAQLMLREEGFINFTAYTSKTRGHLHLYIHKGHTAFSEGCALASKLSAMMAQRMPVEWRVFPTLDLPREYNILALPYEVYQKERGAAWSKHM, from the coding sequence ATGTTAAGCTCAAATGATTTAGCTTTAATTAAGATTATAAATTCTCACTATTTTATAAAACGAGATAATATTGTAAGTAAAATAGAGCATAAAGGTAGAATTTTATATAATAAATTTGAAAGAATTAACGAGTATTTATCTCCGCAAATAATGAAAGAGCACGCAGAAGGTAAAATTGTTGTAGCTCATAATTTAATAAATGCTGCCGATAAGGTTGAAAATATTGTATTTGATTACAATGGTATAAATGCGGAAAGATTTTATCATAGAGCACAACTTATGTTAAGAGAAGAGGGCTTTATTAATTTTACTGCTTATACAAGTAAAACAAGAGGGCATTTGCATTTATATATTCATAAAGGGCATACTGCTTTTAGTGAAGGTTGTGCATTAGCGTCTAAATTATCTGCAATGATGGCACAAAGAATGCCTGTTGAATGGAGAGTCTTTCCTACTTTAGATTTACCTCGTGAATATAATATTTTAGCATTGCCATATGAGGTTTATCAAAAAGAGCGTGGCGCTGCTTGGTCTAAACATATGTAA